From Psychrobacillus sp. FSL K6-2836, a single genomic window includes:
- a CDS encoding alpha/beta hydrolase family protein, protein MKINGTIEKVRIYPSPNPHIVLKEITYWSCGLRVKGMLASPKKAGSYEGILYCRGGMQSIGMVRPARIAQIASEGFIVFAPYYRGNRGGEGRDEFAGEDRWDAICGVDVLKQYCIPERIHLFAFSRGGIMGLWIAILRNDITSLVTWAGVSDIYLTYEERLDMRKMMKRVIGGTPTKYPLGYEQRDVLPHIGELKVSTLIIHGERDTNVSFEHAKVLEQALIGNSIPVETWYYPEFTHFFPSKINRRVVKDACHWMKNERGV, encoded by the coding sequence TTGAAAATAAATGGAACGATTGAAAAGGTTCGAATCTATCCATCTCCAAACCCTCATATTGTATTGAAAGAAATTACATATTGGTCCTGTGGTCTTCGAGTTAAAGGAATGTTAGCTTCGCCAAAAAAGGCAGGAAGCTATGAAGGTATTTTATATTGTCGAGGCGGCATGCAAAGTATTGGCATGGTTCGGCCAGCACGAATTGCACAAATTGCATCTGAAGGATTTATCGTATTTGCACCGTATTATCGCGGTAATCGTGGTGGGGAAGGAAGAGATGAATTTGCTGGAGAGGATCGCTGGGATGCCATCTGCGGAGTAGATGTACTAAAGCAATATTGTATACCGGAACGGATTCACCTATTTGCATTTTCTCGTGGTGGAATCATGGGATTATGGATTGCTATTTTACGTAATGATATTACATCCTTAGTAACATGGGCGGGAGTTTCCGATATTTATTTAACTTATGAAGAAAGATTAGATATGAGAAAGATGATGAAACGAGTTATCGGTGGAACCCCAACTAAATATCCATTGGGGTATGAGCAGCGAGATGTATTACCTCATATAGGGGAATTGAAAGTATCCACTTTAATAATACATGGGGAACGAGATACAAATGTTTCTTTTGAGCACGCAAAGGTTTTAGAACAGGCATTAATAGGGAATAGTATACCAGTTGAAACATGGTACTATCCAGAGTTCACACATTTCTTTCCAAGCAAAATAAATAGACGTGTAGTTAAAGATGCATGTCACTGGATGAAAAATGAGAGAGGGGTTTAA
- the pckA gene encoding phosphoenolpyruvate carboxykinase (ATP) has protein sequence MNSIDTVSELKELLAGNNVSSQLSVPQLVEKATTRGEAVLTSTGAVKAETGKYTGRSPQDKYIVDEAISKDKIDWGSVNQPISSDVFEALYKKMINFLNKQDEIFEFKGYAGADKESRLGIQVINEYAWHNLFAHQLFIRPTQEDLATHTTDFTILSAPNFKAVPAIDGTRSETFIIVSMEKRTVLIGGTEYAGEMKKSIFSIMNYLLPEQDILPMHCSANVGDAGDVALFFGLSGTGKTTLSADAGRKLIGDDEHGWSDNGVFNIEGGCYAKCIDLTRENEPQIWDAISFGTVLENVVVDAETRVANYTDNSLTENTRAAYPIQYIDNIVDPSVAGHPNTIIFLTADAFGVLPPISKLTKEQAMYHFLSGFTSKLAGTERGVTSPQPVFSTCFGSPFLPLHATVYAEMLGNKIDEHDAQVFLVNTGWTGGEYGVGNRMKLSYTRTMVRAAIDGKLNNAETETDTVFGLAIPKEVEGVPTEVLIPRNAWADKAAYDQKAAELAQSFRENFKKFGTVSEDISFKGGPLA, from the coding sequence ATGAATTCAATTGATACTGTGAGTGAACTGAAAGAATTGTTAGCAGGAAATAACGTTAGCAGCCAATTGTCAGTGCCACAACTTGTGGAAAAAGCTACAACAAGAGGAGAAGCTGTTCTAACTTCTACTGGTGCAGTAAAAGCTGAAACAGGAAAATATACTGGCCGCTCTCCACAAGATAAGTATATAGTAGATGAAGCTATTTCAAAAGACAAAATCGATTGGGGTTCAGTAAACCAACCAATTTCTTCTGACGTTTTTGAAGCACTATATAAAAAAATGATTAACTTCTTAAACAAGCAAGATGAAATCTTCGAATTTAAAGGATATGCTGGAGCTGATAAAGAATCACGTTTGGGTATTCAAGTAATTAACGAATATGCTTGGCATAACCTCTTCGCTCATCAGCTATTTATCCGTCCAACACAAGAAGATCTTGCAACACATACAACAGATTTTACTATTCTTTCTGCACCTAATTTCAAGGCAGTTCCTGCTATAGATGGAACACGTTCAGAAACGTTTATCATTGTATCCATGGAAAAACGCACTGTTTTAATAGGTGGTACTGAATATGCTGGCGAGATGAAAAAATCAATTTTCTCTATTATGAACTACTTACTTCCAGAACAAGATATTTTACCAATGCACTGCTCTGCAAACGTTGGGGATGCTGGAGATGTTGCATTATTCTTCGGTTTATCTGGAACAGGTAAAACTACCCTTTCTGCAGATGCTGGTCGTAAACTAATCGGTGATGACGAGCATGGCTGGTCAGATAACGGTGTGTTCAATATCGAAGGTGGCTGTTATGCAAAATGTATTGACCTAACTCGAGAAAATGAACCTCAAATCTGGGATGCGATATCATTCGGAACTGTATTAGAAAACGTAGTGGTAGATGCGGAAACTCGCGTTGCTAATTATACTGACAACTCATTAACAGAAAATACTCGTGCGGCTTACCCAATTCAATATATCGATAATATTGTAGACCCATCTGTAGCGGGTCATCCAAATACAATTATTTTCTTAACTGCCGATGCTTTTGGCGTATTGCCTCCAATCAGTAAACTAACAAAAGAACAAGCAATGTACCATTTCTTAAGTGGCTTTACTTCTAAGCTTGCTGGAACTGAACGTGGAGTTACTTCGCCACAACCAGTATTTTCTACTTGCTTCGGTTCACCATTCTTACCATTACATGCAACGGTATATGCAGAAATGCTTGGTAATAAAATTGATGAGCATGATGCACAAGTATTCTTAGTAAACACTGGTTGGACTGGTGGAGAATACGGCGTAGGTAACCGCATGAAGCTGTCATACACTCGTACAATGGTTCGTGCTGCAATTGATGGTAAACTAAACAATGCTGAAACAGAAACAGATACAGTATTCGGTTTAGCTATTCCTAAAGAAGTAGAAGGCGTTCCTACTGAGGTACTTATACCTCGTAATGCATGGGCAGATAAAGCAGCATATGACCAAAAAGCCGCTGAGTTAGCTCAATCATTCCGTGAGAACTTCAAAAAATTTGGTACAGTCTCTGAAGACATTTCCTTTAAAGGCGGACCATTAGCTTAA
- the metK gene encoding methionine adenosyltransferase, whose translation MTQRRLFTSESVTEGHPDKICDQISDAILDAILAEDPNARVACETSVTTGLVLVAGEITTSTYVDIPKVVRSTIKEIGYTRAKYGFDAETSAVLTSIDEQSPDIAQGVDQALEAREGSMSDSDIDAIGAGDQGLMFGYACNETPELMPLPISLAHKLSHRLAQVRKDETLDYLRPDGKTQVTVEYDENNNPVRIDTIVISTQHHPEITLEQIQKDIKEVVINPIVPTNLIDENTKYFINPTGRFVIGGPQGDAGLTGRKIIVDTYGGYARHGGGAFSGKDPTKVDRSAAYAARYVAKNIVAAGLADRCEVQLAYAIGVAKPVSIAVETFGTGKVEEVELVSYIRELFDLRPAGIIKMLDLRRPIYKQTAAYGHFGRTDIDVPWEKTDKAAALKEKAGL comes from the coding sequence ATGACACAACGTCGATTATTTACATCAGAATCAGTAACAGAGGGGCATCCAGATAAAATCTGTGATCAAATCTCTGATGCAATTCTAGATGCAATTTTAGCAGAAGACCCAAATGCTCGTGTAGCTTGCGAAACGAGTGTAACGACAGGACTAGTATTAGTTGCTGGAGAAATTACTACATCTACTTACGTAGATATCCCTAAAGTAGTTCGTTCTACTATTAAAGAAATTGGCTATACACGTGCAAAGTATGGCTTTGATGCAGAAACTTCTGCTGTGCTTACTTCAATTGATGAACAATCACCTGACATCGCGCAAGGTGTGGACCAAGCTTTAGAAGCAAGAGAAGGCTCTATGAGTGATTCTGACATTGATGCAATTGGAGCAGGAGACCAAGGTTTAATGTTCGGTTATGCTTGTAATGAAACACCAGAGCTTATGCCACTACCAATTAGTTTAGCGCATAAACTATCTCATCGATTGGCACAAGTTCGTAAAGACGAAACTTTAGACTATCTTCGTCCGGACGGAAAAACTCAAGTAACAGTAGAATATGATGAAAATAATAATCCTGTTCGTATCGATACAATTGTTATTTCTACTCAACATCATCCAGAAATTACTTTAGAGCAAATTCAAAAAGATATTAAAGAAGTAGTGATCAATCCGATTGTTCCTACAAATTTAATAGATGAAAATACAAAATACTTTATCAATCCAACTGGACGCTTCGTAATTGGTGGACCACAAGGAGATGCAGGTCTAACAGGACGTAAAATTATCGTAGACACTTACGGTGGTTATGCTCGTCATGGCGGAGGAGCATTCTCTGGTAAAGATCCTACAAAAGTTGACCGTTCCGCTGCATATGCTGCACGTTATGTTGCTAAAAACATTGTTGCTGCTGGCCTTGCAGATCGTTGTGAAGTACAACTTGCTTATGCAATTGGTGTAGCTAAACCTGTTTCAATTGCTGTAGAAACTTTTGGTACTGGAAAGGTAGAAGAAGTTGAATTAGTTTCATATATTCGCGAACTATTCGACTTACGTCCAGCAGGAATCATTAAAATGCTAGATCTTCGCCGTCCAATATACAAACAAACAGCTGCTTATGGTCACTTTGGTCGAACAGACATTGATGTACCATGGGAAAAAACAGATAAAGCTGCAGCGTTGAAAGAAAAAGCTGGATTATAA
- a CDS encoding gamma carbonic anhydrase: MIYPYKDKTPTIDDSAFIADYVTITGDVTIGPETTIWFNTVIRGDVAPTIIGSKVSIQDLSCLHQSPNKPLLIEDEVTIGHQVTLHSCTVRKGALIGMGSIILDGAEIGEGAFIGAGSLVPPGKKIPPNSLALGSPAKVVRELNDEDKADVQRIIREYVEKGQYYKTLQK; the protein is encoded by the coding sequence ATGATTTATCCATATAAAGATAAAACCCCCACAATTGACGACTCTGCTTTTATAGCTGATTATGTCACAATAACAGGTGATGTGACAATCGGTCCAGAGACTACAATTTGGTTTAATACGGTAATTAGAGGGGATGTTGCTCCTACTATTATTGGAAGTAAAGTAAGTATTCAAGATTTAAGTTGCCTACATCAAAGTCCAAATAAACCACTTTTAATAGAAGATGAAGTGACTATCGGACATCAAGTGACTTTACATAGCTGTACAGTACGTAAAGGTGCGTTAATAGGAATGGGGTCCATTATTTTAGATGGAGCTGAAATTGGTGAAGGTGCATTTATCGGAGCTGGGAGTCTCGTACCACCTGGCAAGAAAATACCTCCAAATTCATTAGCACTAGGCAGTCCTGCAAAAGTTGTGCGCGAGCTAAATGATGAAGACAAAGCTGATGTACAAAGAATTATCCGAGAATATGTAGAAAAAGGGCAATATTATAAAACACTTCAAAAATAA
- a CDS encoding alpha/beta hydrolase, with translation MWKWETEGKPKAVIVIVHSAYEHHRRYAWLIEKLRSSNYHIVMGDLPGHGELKKSKTIHDESFELYKNYIKQAMQVAVTYDLPIFLMGHGLGATLLIKVLRKLDIEYAGVILTSPWFQLEKLPSKWTNTLAKLSIPQKINHDIHLNDLTRNYEVFQQFVSDPTYRTFISTEWYKELQALLKSVNQSTISIPNKPILVMTGERDKITDTNAAASWLRKQELSEYQYKEWKNCFHDLYQEPEREEIFTYSQSFINNVLTDIGYIV, from the coding sequence ATGTGGAAATGGGAAACAGAAGGAAAGCCCAAAGCCGTAATAGTTATTGTGCACAGTGCTTATGAGCATCATAGAAGATATGCTTGGTTAATTGAAAAATTGAGAAGCTCCAACTATCATATCGTTATGGGTGACTTGCCAGGCCATGGAGAATTAAAAAAATCAAAAACTATTCACGACGAATCCTTCGAACTATATAAGAACTACATTAAACAAGCAATGCAAGTTGCAGTTACGTATGATCTTCCAATATTTTTAATGGGACATGGTCTTGGAGCCACCCTTCTTATAAAAGTTTTACGTAAACTAGATATTGAATATGCGGGAGTAATACTGACATCGCCATGGTTCCAGCTTGAAAAGCTTCCTTCGAAATGGACGAACACACTAGCGAAATTATCAATACCGCAGAAAATCAATCATGATATTCACTTAAATGATTTAACAAGAAATTATGAAGTATTTCAACAATTCGTATCAGATCCCACGTATAGAACCTTCATTTCAACAGAATGGTACAAGGAACTCCAAGCACTTTTAAAATCAGTGAACCAATCGACTATCTCCATACCAAATAAACCTATTCTTGTAATGACTGGAGAGCGAGATAAGATTACTGATACAAATGCTGCAGCAAGCTGGCTAAGGAAGCAGGAGCTTTCTGAATATCAATATAAAGAATGGAAAAATTGTTTTCATGACCTCTATCAAGAACCGGAGCGAGAAGAAATTTTTACTTATTCACAGTCTTTTATCAATAATGTGCTAACGGACATTGGCTATATTGTTTGA
- a CDS encoding SRPBCC family protein, whose translation MKENLPDITQTVLVEAPIQKVWNYVSTAEGISAWFMPNDFQAQEGYEFTIQSPFGPSPCKVLEIDEPHKLSFQWDTDGWFVTFLLKENGTRTEFTLIHGGWKDGESIISKAKKSSTDVRSIMNQGWVGIVQNKFKQVVEA comes from the coding sequence ATGAAAGAAAATTTACCTGATATAACACAAACTGTTTTAGTAGAGGCACCAATCCAAAAGGTTTGGAATTATGTGTCAACAGCGGAAGGAATCTCTGCTTGGTTTATGCCTAATGATTTTCAAGCGCAGGAAGGATACGAATTTACAATCCAGTCACCATTTGGCCCGTCTCCTTGTAAGGTGCTTGAGATTGACGAGCCACACAAACTTTCGTTTCAATGGGACACAGATGGTTGGTTTGTTACATTTCTTTTGAAAGAAAACGGTACTAGGACTGAATTCACATTAATTCATGGTGGATGGAAAGACGGAGAATCCATTATTTCGAAAGCTAAAAAGTCGAGTACAGATGTCCGTAGCATAATGAATCAAGGCTGGGTTGGAATTGTACAAAACAAATTTAAGCAAGTTGTCGAAGCTTAA
- a CDS encoding ArsR/SmtB family transcription factor, with amino-acid sequence MNDAIKKVDVFQAIADPTRRDVLRLLANGERSIAEISSHYDMSRTAIVKHLNVLTEAGLVNGQKLGREKVYHLQPEPLTEVKQWLDYYEQFWNNKLSRLKFLVENDDKDK; translated from the coding sequence ATGAATGATGCCATCAAAAAGGTGGATGTTTTTCAAGCGATAGCTGATCCAACAAGGCGCGATGTCCTTCGACTATTAGCGAACGGGGAGAGATCTATTGCCGAAATTTCTTCTCATTACGATATGAGTAGAACAGCAATTGTGAAGCATCTTAATGTTTTAACTGAAGCTGGTTTAGTCAATGGTCAAAAGTTAGGTAGAGAAAAAGTGTATCATTTGCAACCAGAGCCATTGACAGAAGTAAAACAGTGGCTCGATTATTATGAACAGTTCTGGAATAACAAACTATCAAGATTAAAGTTCTTAGTCGAAAATGATGACAAGGATAAATAA
- a CDS encoding GntR family transcriptional regulator yields the protein MTQDFTRDKPIYSQLVDLICGDILKGNLKSGDKMQSVREYSLEVGVNVNTVQRVYKELELMELTETKRGQGTFITTDEERILHLREDMKVKLVNQFIQSIAVFGFSKEEIVQILQRKEGTQ from the coding sequence ATGACGCAGGATTTCACTCGTGATAAACCTATTTATAGTCAGCTTGTGGATTTAATATGTGGGGATATTTTAAAAGGAAACTTAAAGTCCGGAGATAAAATGCAATCCGTACGAGAATATTCATTGGAAGTTGGTGTTAATGTTAACACCGTACAACGTGTATATAAGGAGCTTGAATTGATGGAGCTAACAGAGACGAAGCGCGGGCAAGGCACATTCATCACAACAGATGAAGAACGTATTTTGCATTTGCGTGAGGATATGAAAGTGAAATTGGTCAATCAATTTATTCAGTCTATTGCAGTTTTTGGTTTTTCGAAAGAAGAGATCGTTCAAATTTTGCAAAGAAAGGAAGGGACTCAATGA
- a CDS encoding ABC transporter ATP-binding protein — translation MIQLQHVSFNYQRREVLKDISLTFPLGTTIGIAGENGSGKSTLLKIIAGIQRPRKGTISIHKESLSRIHATDIAYLPDTDLFYSFYTTKELFAFYASQFEDFTIEKALEVANFLEVDVDVKLKKLSKGNRGRAKMAATLGRNTSYYVMDEPFSGLDPIVRESLIKGLIRYTNIEEQSIILSTHELHEVEPILDQLIVLKDGKVIAQDELETIRFNTNQDAVSWMKNVTKEKVK, via the coding sequence ATGATTCAACTTCAACATGTTTCGTTTAATTACCAAAGACGGGAAGTACTTAAGGATATATCACTAACGTTTCCCCTAGGAACGACAATAGGTATAGCTGGGGAAAATGGTAGTGGCAAATCTACGTTATTGAAAATAATTGCTGGTATACAAAGACCTCGAAAGGGAACTATTTCCATTCATAAGGAGTCTTTATCTAGAATACATGCGACTGACATTGCATATTTACCTGATACGGATTTGTTTTATAGCTTTTATACAACAAAAGAGCTTTTCGCATTTTACGCATCGCAATTTGAGGATTTTACTATAGAAAAGGCATTGGAGGTAGCCAACTTTTTGGAAGTAGATGTTGATGTGAAGCTTAAGAAACTTTCTAAAGGGAATCGTGGAAGAGCGAAAATGGCAGCGACTCTTGGTAGAAATACATCCTACTATGTGATGGATGAACCGTTTTCTGGGTTAGATCCAATCGTGCGTGAATCTCTTATAAAGGGGCTCATTCGGTATACTAATATCGAGGAACAATCTATTATTTTATCGACTCATGAATTGCATGAAGTCGAACCGATACTAGATCAGCTAATAGTTTTAAAGGATGGCAAAGTAATTGCCCAGGACGAATTAGAAACAATACGCTTTAACACAAATCAGGATGCAGTAAGTTGGATGAAAAATGTAACGAAAGAGAAGGTGAAATGA
- a CDS encoding ABC transporter ATP-binding protein: MTKPIVQLKNITKIIRGKTLIDNVSLELFPGQITGFLGPNGAGKTTTIRLMTGLMHLTSGTITIEGASIADDYEKAIANVGVIVENPEMYKYMSGYKNLLHFSRMHNGVTKARIDEVINQVGLTKRIHEKVSTYSLGMRQRLGLAQALLHDPKFLILDEPTNGLDPAGIREFRTYLRKIAEENNVSIFVSSHLLSEIELMCDRVAVIQNGKLIDERMIQNDEKTRMQLKAEPTEVVETYLSSNGYVFTLHEGVFLLDLKEEKVPSLINELVAQKVQIFAISAVHETLEEQFLQMTGGGQIV, from the coding sequence ATGACTAAGCCAATCGTTCAGTTAAAGAATATTACCAAAATTATTAGAGGGAAAACACTTATCGATAATGTTTCACTAGAGTTATTTCCCGGTCAAATCACTGGATTTTTAGGTCCAAATGGTGCTGGTAAAACAACGACTATCCGTTTAATGACTGGTCTTATGCATCTAACTAGTGGGACTATTACTATTGAAGGCGCATCTATTGCAGATGATTATGAAAAGGCAATTGCAAATGTAGGGGTTATCGTAGAAAATCCGGAAATGTATAAGTATATGTCGGGCTATAAAAACTTACTTCATTTTTCTAGAATGCATAATGGAGTAACGAAGGCACGGATAGATGAAGTGATTAACCAGGTAGGACTAACTAAGCGAATCCATGAAAAGGTGTCGACGTATTCTTTAGGTATGCGTCAACGTTTAGGATTAGCACAAGCCTTACTGCATGATCCGAAATTCTTAATATTAGATGAACCAACAAATGGTTTAGATCCTGCTGGAATTCGTGAGTTCCGCACGTATCTTCGCAAAATAGCAGAGGAGAATAATGTATCTATTTTTGTATCTAGTCATTTACTGTCAGAAATAGAGTTGATGTGTGACCGTGTGGCTGTTATTCAAAATGGTAAGCTGATTGATGAACGGATGATTCAAAATGATGAAAAGACACGTATGCAACTTAAAGCAGAGCCAACTGAAGTAGTAGAAACTTACTTAAGTTCAAATGGTTATGTATTCACATTGCATGAAGGAGTATTTTTACTTGATTTGAAAGAAGAGAAGGTACCAAGTCTTATTAATGAACTTGTTGCGCAGAAGGTTCAAATTTTTGCTATCTCGGCAGTGCATGAAACGCTTGAAGAGCAGTTCCTTCAAATGACAGGAGGCGGTCAAATTGTTTAG
- a CDS encoding ABC transporter permease — MFSLIQNEWMKLWHKKGTWAILGILLLVIIGVGVLDKVTMEEVDTTNWKQEQQVLIDDSNAQLKTPDLDEWSIQMYEEQKAMAQYRLDNNAAPQVNQSMEGNMAFGASIMVLITLLAVIPGASIVSQEFTDGTIKMLLTRPVSRFKILASKLITIFLFGISLIVVTIILTTVIGFILFGTATGVDLTIVDGVVQQTNTMKDIFLTYVYSLGDFTMSILFAFFIGTVFSSPSIAIALSMLFLMMGPMIIMLLQKYIPVEYIWLTHSDLTQHLRKEFFIHETTLTMSLTVLGIYAILFLALSFMTFIKRDVKA, encoded by the coding sequence TTGTTTAGTTTGATACAAAATGAATGGATGAAACTATGGCATAAAAAAGGTACATGGGCTATTTTAGGTATTCTATTATTGGTGATTATTGGTGTCGGTGTGTTGGATAAGGTAACTATGGAAGAAGTGGATACCACCAATTGGAAACAGGAACAACAAGTTTTAATCGATGATTCTAATGCACAGCTTAAAACACCTGACCTAGATGAATGGTCTATCCAAATGTATGAGGAGCAAAAAGCGATGGCACAGTATCGCTTAGATAATAATGCAGCACCTCAAGTCAATCAAAGTATGGAAGGAAATATGGCATTTGGTGCGTCCATCATGGTGCTTATTACATTATTAGCAGTTATTCCCGGAGCATCCATTGTATCGCAGGAATTTACAGATGGTACGATTAAAATGCTTCTAACACGACCTGTTTCCCGATTCAAAATATTAGCGTCCAAACTAATTACGATTTTCTTGTTTGGTATATCATTAATAGTAGTAACGATTATTCTCACTACGGTAATTGGATTTATCTTATTTGGAACTGCAACTGGAGTCGACCTGACTATTGTTGATGGTGTAGTGCAGCAAACAAACACGATGAAAGATATTTTCTTAACATATGTGTACTCCTTAGGTGATTTCACCATGTCTATACTATTTGCATTCTTTATCGGAACGGTATTTAGTTCACCTTCCATTGCTATCGCATTATCTATGCTGTTTTTAATGATGGGACCAATGATCATAATGCTTCTACAAAAGTATATACCTGTAGAATATATTTGGTTAACACATTCTGATTTAACGCAGCATCTCAGAAAAGAATTTTTTATACACGAAACTACTCTCACTATGTCTTTAACTGTCCTCGGAATTTATGCGATACTATTTTTGGCATTAAGCTTTATGACGTTTATTAAACGAGATGTGAAGGCATAA
- a CDS encoding NAD-dependent malic enzyme, with product MQNQHIIRNIIVETPSKPGNFAKVATAIGMAEGDIGDITTLKSGALTTVRDITITCKSKDQLDQVISNIESIDNGVKIHAVTDDVLKAHEGGKIAMKSRLDVRSLRDLQRIYTPGVASVCMDILHNPEKANYFTSIGTSVAIVTDGTAILGLGNIGPVAGMPVMEGKAVLLDQFVGLSGIPILLNTSDPDEIVETVKHIHKGFGAILLEDIGSPHCFEIEERLKAELPIPVMHDDQHGTAVVALAAILSACKATNVDIKNAKIGQIGLGAAGLAICRMLMAYGVEGVYGLDRQEAAQERLLNYGGQTLESLDALMEKCDIIVATTGVSGLIKPEMVRKGQIILALSNPNPEILPSDAIAAGAAFAADGRSVNNVIGFPGIFKGALDAGAKEITYPMLIAASLAIVNHTKPGELIPNPLDPTLHHLVARAVEEAANKEMSN from the coding sequence ATGCAAAACCAACATATTATTCGTAACATCATCGTGGAAACACCTTCAAAACCTGGTAATTTTGCAAAGGTTGCTACTGCAATTGGTATGGCCGAGGGAGACATTGGTGACATTACAACACTTAAAAGTGGTGCGTTAACAACTGTTCGCGACATTACAATCACTTGTAAATCGAAAGATCAATTAGATCAAGTGATTTCCAATATTGAATCGATTGATAACGGTGTGAAAATTCATGCCGTTACAGATGATGTATTAAAGGCGCATGAAGGCGGTAAAATCGCTATGAAGAGCAGACTAGATGTTCGTTCATTGCGCGATCTTCAACGTATTTATACACCAGGTGTAGCATCCGTTTGTATGGACATTTTACATAATCCAGAAAAAGCTAACTATTTTACTTCCATCGGCACATCTGTAGCCATCGTGACGGATGGTACAGCTATTTTAGGACTAGGTAATATAGGACCAGTTGCAGGGATGCCGGTTATGGAAGGAAAAGCAGTATTGCTAGACCAATTTGTGGGATTAAGTGGCATTCCGATTTTATTGAATACAAGCGATCCAGATGAAATTGTTGAGACAGTCAAACACATTCATAAAGGGTTTGGAGCGATCTTACTAGAGGATATTGGATCTCCACATTGCTTTGAAATAGAAGAAAGATTGAAAGCAGAGTTGCCAATTCCGGTTATGCATGATGACCAACATGGTACTGCAGTAGTAGCATTGGCTGCAATATTATCTGCTTGCAAAGCTACAAATGTTGACATTAAAAATGCGAAAATTGGTCAAATTGGATTGGGTGCAGCAGGTTTAGCTATTTGTCGTATGTTAATGGCGTATGGTGTGGAGGGAGTTTATGGTTTAGATCGTCAAGAGGCTGCTCAAGAGCGTTTGCTAAATTATGGCGGTCAAACTCTAGAATCATTAGACGCTCTAATGGAAAAATGTGATATTATTGTTGCTACAACTGGGGTTTCTGGTCTTATTAAGCCAGAAATGGTTCGTAAAGGGCAAATAATATTAGCATTATCTAACCCAAACCCAGAGATTTTACCTTCAGATGCAATTGCTGCAGGAGCAGCATTTGCAGCTGATGGACGTTCCGTAAATAATGTTATCGGGTTCCCGGGTATCTTCAAGGGTGCTTTGGATGCTGGAGCAAAAGAGATTACATATCCAATGTTAATCGCTGCGTCTCTAGCAATTGTTAATCACACTAAACCGGGCGAACTTATTCCTAACCCGTTGGATCCAACATTACATCATTTAGTTGCAAGAGCAGTAGAAGAAGCTGCCAATAAAGAAATGAGTAATTAA
- a CDS encoding isoprenylcysteine carboxyl methyltransferase family protein, translated as MLFFILISLVVLQRLAEVVIAKRNEKRMLQQGAYEVGASHYPVMVAMHVSFFISLILEVLIFDRAISPLFSAFLIGFIIVQLLRIWCLASLGSFWNTKIIILPGANVVKRGPYSFIRHPNYVVVCLEIILLPLMFQAYITAITFTLLNIAMLSVRIPTEEKALREATNYEDKFKKKISAS; from the coding sequence TTGTTATTCTTCATCCTTATCTCACTAGTGGTTCTTCAACGACTTGCGGAGGTAGTAATAGCAAAAAGAAATGAAAAAAGAATGCTTCAACAAGGTGCCTATGAAGTTGGAGCATCCCACTATCCCGTAATGGTTGCTATGCATGTGAGCTTTTTTATAAGTCTCATTTTAGAAGTGTTGATATTTGATAGAGCGATTTCACCTTTATTTTCTGCATTTTTAATCGGCTTTATAATTGTTCAATTACTTCGAATATGGTGCCTCGCATCTTTAGGTTCTTTTTGGAATACTAAAATCATTATTCTACCAGGGGCTAATGTAGTGAAAAGAGGTCCTTATTCCTTCATTCGACATCCAAACTATGTAGTAGTTTGTTTGGAAATTATTTTACTACCATTAATGTTCCAAGCATATATAACTGCTATTACCTTTACGCTATTAAATATTGCCATGCTCTCTGTACGTATCCCTACCGAGGAAAAAGCATTAAGAGAAGCTACTAATTATGAGGACAAATTTAAAAAGAAGATTTCGGCATCCTAA